A window from Drosophila willistoni isolate 14030-0811.24 chromosome XR unlocalized genomic scaffold, UCI_dwil_1.1 Seg143, whole genome shotgun sequence encodes these proteins:
- the LOC6645412 gene encoding mucolipin-3, producing MQNYGHGDGAAGGGVGGTAVPSPAVKRRTDSYEAAQHHPKYTDDDDDDGGLEGVEEEYVNTRILRRQAQLQSTPLAPGPGAGGGGAVLPTATSSVQGYVEQPEFPNPTASAASHIEERMRRKLQFYFMNPIEKWQARRKFPYKFVVQIVKIFLVTVQLCLFAHARYNHINYTGDNRFAFSHLFLRGWDSSREVESYPPAVGPFALYMKEEFYDTVQYAIDGYGNVSRSIGPYDYPTPNNTMPPLKLCMQNYREGTIFGYNESYIFDPHIDEVCESLPPNVSSIGVERYLNDRGRQVNFASLVSAALTFQIKTVNFKAYGGPLSAPDCFRFDISILFNNRDHDGQMLLSLDAEATRLKCHGATDFVSEANFDSLLRSILNIFVLLTCALSFALCTRALWRAYLLRCTTVSFFRQHFGKDLSFDGRLEFVNFWYIMIIFNDVLLIIGSALKEQIEGRYMVVDQWDTCSLFLGIGNLLVWFGVLRYLGFFKTYNVVILVLKKAAPKILRFLIAALLIYAGFAFCGWLILGPYHMKFRSLATTSECLFSLINGDDMFATFATLSTKATWLWWFCQIYLYSFIALYIYVVLSLFIAVIMDAYDTIKKYYKEGFPISDLKAFVGTRTAEDISSGVFMSDLDDFDQTSFLDVMRSICCCHCCRPTRQEINNQGNNSGYTSLSSIMK from the exons ATGCAAAACTACGGCCATGGAGATGGGGCAGCAGGTGGTGGGGTTGGTGGCACTGCAGTCCCCTCTCCAGCCGTTAAACGCCGTACGGACAGCTATGAAGCAGCCCAACATCATCCCAAATacactgatgatgatgatgatgatggcggtCTCGAGGGAGTGGAAGAGGAATATGTTAATACTAGGATCTTACGCAGACAGGCTCAGCTGCAATCCACGCCATTAGCACCTGGTCCtggagcaggaggaggaggagcagtgCTACCTACTGCTACCTCATCAGTTCAAGGATATGTAGAGCAACCCGAATTTCCAAATCCCACCGCATCGGCTGCCTCTCATATTGAGGAGCGGATGCGTCGCAAATTGCAATTCTATTTTATGAATCCCATCGAGAAATGGCAAGCTCGTCGCAAATTCCCATATAAATTTGTGGTTCAG ATTGTCAAAATCTTTCTTGTCACCGTCCAGCTGTGTCTATTCGCCCATGCACGATATAATCACATCAATTATACGGGTGATAATAGATTTGCCTTTTCGCATCTATTTCTACGCGGATGGGATTCATCACGTGAGGTAGAGAGCTATCCACCGGCAGTGGGTCCATTTGCCTTATACATGAAAGAGGAGTTCTATGACACTGTGCAATATGCCATAGATGGCTATGGAAATGTCAGTCGTTCGATTGGACCCTACGATTATCCCACACCGAATAATACAATGCCACCGCTTAAGCTATGCATGCAGAATTATCGCGAAGGTACCATATTCGGCTATAATGAATCGTATATATTTGATCCACACATCGATGAGGTGTGCGAATCGTTGCCTCCCAATGTCTCTAGCATTGGAGTGGAGCGTTATCTGAATGATCGTGGTAGACAAGTCAATTTCGCCTCATTGGTGAGTGCTGCATTGACGTTTCAGATAAAGACGGTAAATTTTAAGGCTTACGGTGGACCTTTATCGGCGCCCGATTGCTTTCGTTTCGATATATCCATCTTGTTCAATAACCGGGATCATGATGGTCAAATGTTACTCTCTCTGGATGCAGAGGCGACACGTTTAAAGTGCCATGGAGCTACCGATTTCGTATCGGAGGCTAATTTTGATTCATTATTGAGAAGTATATTGAACATATTTGTTCTACTCACCTGCGCCTTGTCATTCGCACTGTGTACGAGAGCCTTGTGGAGGGCCTATCTTTTGCGTTGCACTACGGTTTCATTTTTCCGTCAACATTTTGGCAAGGACTTGAGCTTCGATGGACGCTTGGAGTTTGTGAATTTTTG GTACATTATGATCATATTTAATGATGTGCTACTGATCATTGGCTCGGCATTGAAGGAACAAATCGAAGGGCGTTATATGGTGGTAGATCAATGGGATACTTGCTCACTATTTTTAGGAATAGGCAATTTACTTGTATGGTTTGGTGTCCTACGCTATTTAGGTTTCTTTAAGACCTACAATGTGGTGATACTTGTCCTTAAGAAAGCAGCTCCAAAGATTTTACGTTTTCTCATTGCCGCATTGCTTATTTATGCGGGCTTTGCGTTTTGTGGTTGGCTAATTTTGGGACCATATCACATGAAATTCCGTTCATTGGCCACAACATCAGAGTGCTTGTTCTCATTAATCAATGGCGATGATATGTTTGCCACATTTGCCACATTATCGACTAAAGCCACATGGCTATGGTGGTTCTGTCAGATCTATTTGTATTCGTTTATTGCCTTGTATATTTATGTTGTTTTGTCCCTATTTATTGCCGTTATAATGGATGCCTATGATACGATTAAAAAGTATTATAAAGAAGGCTTCCCCATCTCCGATCTCAAGGCATTTGTGGGCACACGCACTGCAGAGGATATAAGTTCTGGTGTATTCATGTCCGATCTGGATGATTTTGATCAGACCAGCTTCTTGGATGTAATGAGAAGCATTTGCTGCTGTCATTGCTGTCGTCCAACGCGCCAGGAAATCAATAATCAGGGTAACAATAGTGGCTATACCAGTCTCTCGAGTATTATGAAATAG
- the LOC6645413 gene encoding receptor-type guanylate cyclase Gyc76C: MTRWPFNLLLLLSVAVCDCSNPRTVLTVGYLTALTGELKDRQGLAISGALTMALDEVNNDTELLPNVTLALRWNDTKGDTVLATKAITEMICDGIATIFGPEGPCYVEAIVSQSRNIPMISYKCAENRASAIPTFARTEPPDTQVVKSVIALLRYYAWNKFSILYEEIWGTVADLLKDQAMKKNMTINHKHSFIDNRAKCCELMLPCCRSGYWYQVVQNTMNRTRIYVFLGTANSLVDFMSSMETAGLFAKGEYMVIFVDMMVYSEREASKYLRKVDQINRMTNCHSTENFNQLARSLLVVASTPPTKGYEMFTEQVRNYSSLPPFNFQVPQLFAQSKFSKFISIYAAYLYDSVKLYAWALDKMLRMEERVLTDEVIFEVASNGTRVIDTIIKNRTYMSVTGSTIKIDQYGDSEGNFSVLAYKPHKWNILENIRCNYHMVPVAYFHQGEELPEYKLINGSIDWPSGGDKPTDEPMCGFANELCQKDDTHYTSTVAAVVLGVILFCSGVVTMSIYRKWKIELEIEGLLWKIDSSEIKGYSGNEIVSSPSKVSLMSAQSYGSRWSNQFVTSTARLRGAVVRIKELKFPRKRDISREIMKEMRLLRELRHDNINSFIGACVEPTRILLVTDYCAKGSLYDIIENEDIKLDDLFIASLIHDLIKGMIYIHNSQLIYHGNLKSSNCVVTSRWMLQVTDFGLHELRQCAESESIGEHQHYRNQLWRAPELLRNHHIHGSQKGDVYAFAIIMYEIFSRKGPFGQTNFEPKEIVDFVKKLPLKGEEPFRPEVESIIEAESCPDYVLACIKDCWAEEPEERPEFSVIRNRLKKMRGGKTKNIMDQMMEMMEKYANNLEDIVTERTRLLCEEKLKTEDLLHRMLPQSVAEKLTMGQGVEPVSYDLVTIYFSDIVGFTAMSAESTPLQVVNFLNDLYTVFDRIIRGYDVYKVETIGDAYMVVSGLPIKNGDRHAGEIASMALDLLHAVKQHRIAHRPNETLKLRIGMHTGPVVAGVVGLTMPRYCLFGDTVNTASRMESNGEALKIHISNKCKLALDKLGGGYHTEKRGLVNMKGKGEVTTWWLTGANEKAIQKKPVDMTDMPPPLFSRPRKSPKLNPDSRQPSIQAMHYCGTGSRRQSSVPRPADVESTYSLQGSIYQMARESPRMVNKRERERERPSINGLGGALIESAQASLSTLNHSETNETNCDMNAEAAVATAATASVAAAATAAAAAAAAAAAAGGVGLVRQPNALHKPLAMVRPHRIISAAHLCMAEDGDESAAELLLRESRSLDPMPFQHLLKRHERVKLPPSKLLSKNNSRSLDTGVSLISGHQATTTTAQPNGQIDPEETNINANLVDLADMSAANPVDANYESYDDELGLLMRHDSFPNAQIRIVPTSSCGKHLNNNCNGGNMQMDEDLESPLLQRQSSLSVPAEELLDSTKRWHSLEHIDSHPGSHGNSVSYATDMQTGLGSQQQYHHLQQNPNQQQHHHHQILNQQQRPPRTKLGNWMASFFKGNGVRSAGPDQLVKRVTSTSGQGMRSPGGFQDGARDRESIV, encoded by the exons ATGACGCGTTGGCCCTTTAATTTATTACTATTGCTATCGGTGGCAGTATGCGACTGTAGCAATCCTCGCACTGTACTAACTGTGGGCTATCTAACGGCCCTAACTGGCGAGCTAAAGGATCGTCAGGGTTTGGCCATATCCGGTGCACTGACTATGGCATTGGATGAG GTCAACAATGACACGGAATTGCTACCAAATGTAACCTTAGCTCTACGTTGGAATGATACCAAGGGTGATACGGTATTGGCAACAAAAGCCATTACCGAAATGATATGCGATGGTATTGCAACGATTTTTGGTCCTGAAGGTCCTTGCTATGTTGAGGCCATAGTATCGCAAAGTCGAAACATTCCAATGATTTCCTAT AAATGCGCAGAGAACCGTGCATCCGCAATACCGACATTTGCTCGCACCGAACCTCCAGATACGCAG GTCGTTAAATCGGTGATTGCACTTTTGCGTTATTATGCCTGGAATAAGTTTTCCATATTATATGAGGAAATTTGGGGCACTGTGGCCGACTTGCTCAAAGATCAGGCCATGAAGAAGAACATGACCATCAATCATAAGCATTCGTTTATTGATAACCGAGCCAAATGCTGTGAACTAATGTTACCCTGCTGTCGTTCCGGCTATTGGTATCAA GTGGTTCAGAATACCATGAATCGTACACGTATCTATGTGTTCCTTGGTACGGCCAATAGTTTAGTTGATTTCATGAGTTCTATGGAAACGGCTGGTCTATTTGCCAAAGGTGAATATATGGTTATCTTTGTCGACATGATGGTCTATTCGGAAAG AGAGGCATCGAAATATTTACGTAAAGTTGATCAAATAAATCGGATGACTAATTGCCATAGTACCGaaaattttaatcaattgGCAAGAAGTCTTTTGGTAGTGGCCTCAACGCCACCAACAAAAGGTTATGAAATGTTTACGGAGCAAGTGAGAAATTATAGTTCATTGCCGccatttaattttcaagtGCCACAATTATTTGCGCAGAGTAAATTTAGTAAG TTTATTTCGATTTATGCGGCGTATTTGTATGATTCGGTTAAATTATATGCCTGGGCTTTGGATAAAATGTTGCGTATGGAGGAGCGTGTTCTCACCGATGAGGTGATCTTTGAAGTGGCCAGCAATGGCACTAGGGTGATTGATACCATTATCAAAAATCGTACTTATATGA GCGTCACTGGTTCCACAATTAAAATCGATCAATATGGAGATTCGGAGGGTAATTTCTCAGTGTTGGCGTATAAGCCGCATAAAtggaatattttggaaaatATACGTTGTAATTATCATATGGTTCCAGTAGCATATTTCCATCAAGGCGAAGAACTTCCA GAATATAAACTCATTAATGGTTCGATTGATTGGCCTTCGGGCGGGGATAAGCCAACAGATGAGCCAATGTGTGGTTTTGCCAATGAGCTATGCCAAAAGGATGATACCCATTACACATCAACCGTGGCTGCTGTTGTCCTGGGTGTTATATTGTTCTGCTCTGGTGTGGTTACCATGAGCATCTatagaaaatggaaaatcgAATTGGAAATTGAGGGTTTGCTTTGGAAAATTGATTCAAGCGAGATAAAGGGCTATTCCGGTAACGAGATTGTCTCATCGCCCAGTAAG GTTAGCTTGATGAGTGCCCAAAGTTATGGATCACGTTGGTCAAATCAATTTGTCACCTCAACGGCTCGTTTACGGGGAGCTGTTGTACGGATCAAGGAGTTGAAATTTCCACGCAAACGTGATATATCACGTGAGATAATGAAGGAGATGCGTCTATTGCGTGAATTGCGTCATGATAATATAAATAGTTTCATTGGCGCCTGTGTGGAACCCACACGCATTTTGCTAGTCACCGATTATTGTGCCAAGGGCAGTCTATATGATATCATTGAGAATGAGGATATCAAATTGGATGATCTATTCATTGCCTCGCTCATCCATGACCTCATTAAA GGCATGATCTATATACACAATTCACAATTGATATACCATGGCAATCTCAAATCATCGAATTGTGTGGTCACCTCACGTTGGATGTTACAGGTGACCGATTTTGGTTTGCATGAGTTGCGTCAGTGTGCCGAAAGTGAATCAATTGGCGAACATCAGCATTATAGAA ATCAATTATGGCGCGCTCCCGAATTGTTGCGCAATCATCACATCCACGGCAGTCAGAAAGGTGATGTCTATGCCTTTGCCATCATTATGTATGAGATATTTAGTCGTAAGGGTCCATTCGGACAAACCAATTTTGAACCAAAGGAAATTGTGGACTTTGTTAAGAAGCTGCCGCTTAAAGGCGAAGAGCCATTTCGACCCGAGGTCGAGTCTATAATTGAGGCCGAATCATGTCCAGATTATGTTCTGGCCTGTATTAAAGATTGCTGGGCCGAGGAGCCCGAAGAGCGTCCCGAATTCAGTGTCATACG CAATCGTTTAAAGAAAATGCGTGGCggtaaaaccaaaaacatCATGGATCAAATGATGGAAATGATGGAGAAATATGCCAACAATTTGGAGGATATTGTAACAGAGCGAACACGCTTATTGTGTGAGGAGAAATTGAAGACAGAAGATTTGTTGCATCGCATGTTGCCGCAATCGGTTGCCGAGAAACTAACCATGGGGCAGGGCGTTGAGCCAGTCTCTTATGATTTG GTGACCATCTATTTTAGTGACATTGTTGGGTTTACGGCCATGTCGGCGGAGAGCACACCATTGCAGGTGGTTAACTTTTTGAATGATCTCTATACAGTTTTTGATCGCATCATACGTGGCTATGATGTCTACAAAGTGGAGACAATAGGCGATGCCTACATGGTG GTCTCTGGTCTGCCCATCAAGAATGGGGATCGTCATGCAGGTGAAATAGCCTCAATGGCATTGGATTTGTTGCATGCAGTGAAACAGCATCGCATAGCCCATCGACCGAACGAGACTCTGAAGCTGAGAATTGGAATGCATACGGGGCCCGTTGTGGCTGGCGTCGTTGGTCTAACGATGCCGCGTTATTGCCTATTTGGCGATACTGTCAATACGGCATCGCGTATGGAAAGCAATGGTGAGGCATTGAAGATACACATTTCCAACAAATGTAAATTGGCGTTGGATAAGCTAGGCGGTGGCTATCATACGGAAAAACGTGGGTTGGTCAATATGAAGGGCAAGGGCGAAGTTACCACCTGGTGGCTAACGGGTGCCAATGAGAAGGCTATACAAAAGAAACCCGTTGATATGACCGATATGCCACCGCCGCTCTTCAGTCGACCGCGAAAGAGTCCCAAATTGAATCCGGATTCGCGGCAGCCAAGTATTCAGGCAATGCACTATTGTGGTACAGGATCCCGACGACAGAGCAGTGTACCAAGGCCAGCGGATGTAGAATCAACATATAGCCTGCAAGGTAGTATCTATCAGATGGCACGCGAATCGCCGCGCATGGTTAATAAGCGGGAGAGGGAACGAGAGCGTCCCTCCATCAATGGTCTGGGTGGTGCCCTGATTGAATCAGCTCAGGCTTCGCTCAGTACGCTGAATCATTCCGAAACAAATGAAACGAACTGTGATATGAATGCAGAAGCAGCAGTCGCCACTGCAGCCACCGCCTCAGTGGCTgcagcggcaacagcagcagctgcagcggcagcagcagcagcagcagcaggtggAGTTGGACTAGTGCGTCAGCCAAATGCATTGCATAAACCATTGGCCATGGTGCGGCCTCATAGAATCATCAGTGCTGCCCATTTATGCATGGCCGAAGATGGTGACGAGTCGGCGGCCGAATTACTTTTGCGCGAATCACGTTCCCTTGATCCTATGCCCTTCCAGCATTTGCTGAAACGACatgagcgcgtcaaattgccGCCATCCAAGCTGCTGTCCAAGAACAACTCAAGATCTCTTGATACGGGAGTGTCACTGATCAGCGGACATcaagcgacaacaacaaccgcCCAGCCAAATGGTCAGATTGATCCGGAGGAAACGAATATCAATGCCAATCTGGTGGATCTTGCGGATATGTCGGCCGCCAATCCTGTAGATGCCAATTATGAGAGCTATGACGATGAGTTGGGCCTTTTAATGCGTCACGATAGCTTTCCCAATGCCCAGATTCGTATTGTGCCCACAAGCAGCTGTGGGAAGCATTTGAATAACAATTGTAATGGCGGCAATATGCAAATGGACGAGGATTTGGAGTCACCATTACTGCAACGTCAATCGTCATTATCTGTGCCCGCCGAAGAACTATTGGACTCCACCAAACGCTGGCATTCGCTAGAGCACATTGATAGTCATCCGGGTAGTCATGGGAATAGTGTTAGCTATGCCACCGACATGCAAACGGGATTGGGCTCTCAGCAGCAATATCATCATCTACAACAGAATCCGaatcagcagcaacaccaccaccatcagATCCTCAACCAGCAGCAGCGACCCCCACGAACTAAACTGGGCAATTGGATGGCCAGTTTCTTTAAGGGCAATGGCGTACGCAGCGCTGGCCCAGATCAGCTGGTGAAACGAGTGACCTCAACCAGTGGGCAGGGTATGAGATCGCCGGGTGGTTTCCAAGATGGTGCCCGCGATCGTGAGAGTATTGTGTAA
- the LOC6645414 gene encoding uncharacterized protein LOC6645414 encodes MAIHEQIDNLNIWWFPRDFCQSRFGEFQQSGTNSCTLISLILADKVAKAERFFHRVAELPSHGWDLFGNAINDGNNVYHNVITANTPQARNLNLNIPDAISAIRSQHKMNFRLEEWFYTHMEADPTNPMYNRNVALQLSRIFTITLQVFQQAGGRGGELPPSHLFAAIIADCRTVMVTFDFRASIVALFDSHQHGRDAGAVFAQCTIQNMDDLIFWFISMLHNVYSSRPSLFEISFLSSQPGVAKRIPPAIKKIAGDIKKSSKSVV; translated from the coding sequence ATGGCCATCCATGAGCAGATTGATAATTTGAACATTTGGTGGTTCCCTCGCGATTTTTGCCAATCGCGTTTCGGTGAATTCCAACAGAGCGGCACCAATTCATGCACACTCATCTCCCTCATCCTGGCCGATAAGGTCGCAAAGGCGGAACGTTTCTTTCATCGTGTCGCCGAGTTGCCATCGCATGGCTGGGATCTGTTTGGCAATGCAATTAACGATGGCAACAATGTCTACCACAATGTGATCACGGCCAATACGCCGCAGGCGCGCAATctcaatttaaatataccGGATGCCATATCGGCCATACGATCGCAGCACAAGATGAACTTTCGCCTAGAGGAGTGGTTCTACACGCACATGGAGGCCGATCCCACCAATCCCATGTACAATCGGAATGTGGCCTTACAGCTTTCACGCATCTTTACGATTACACTCCAGGTATTCCAGCAGGCAGGCGGTCGTGGCGGTGAATTGCCGCCGTCACATCTATTTGCCGCCATTATAGCTGACTGCCGCACCGTTATGGTGACATTTGATTTTCGTGCCTCCATTGTGGCACTCTTCGATTCGCATCAACATGGACGCGATGCGGGTGCCGTATTTGCCCAATGCACTATCCAGAATATGGATGACTTGATCTTCTGGTTCATCAGCATGCTGCACAATGTCTACTCAAGTCGTCCCTCGCTCTTTGAAATCTCATTTCTCAGCTCCCAGCCGGGTGTGGCGAAACGTATACCGCCGGCCATCAAAAAGATCGCCGGCGATATCAAAAAGTCTAGCAAGTCTGTGGTCTAG